Proteins from a single region of Seriola aureovittata isolate HTS-2021-v1 ecotype China chromosome 9, ASM2101889v1, whole genome shotgun sequence:
- the LOC130174326 gene encoding amphoterin-induced protein 3, with protein sequence MTSGLYPGSLLVLLCLLHFSEQTCPSMCLCTSDTVSCSSSGLAKLPLSLPSFSVTLDVSHNHLSWLGPGSFNKMPRLENLRMAHNQLPALGHGVFHNASGLRLLDLSSNKLQVVEQHYFQGLWRLEELLLFNNRITQVEASTLIGLSSLKKAYFSLNQITHFPFFSIQDHSHPFLTMLDLSSNRMSRLPWEDVKALPGLVQRGLYLHNNSLICDCSMYSVFWHWDLRGYDSLKDFTDEHTCSIYGDPRASIRFLRHNRFFRNCTVEKAVSQPVTVLLSNVLVSQGDTVRLDCQTSLNSTDLSFTWLSPSKGYITQASINDTLISLFPNGTLEIQAAKVNDSGLYVCTAVDITQALNATREVNVTVLLPAGESFNTGYTTLLGCVVTMVFILMYLYLTPCRCSCCKQPKPVVIPIATYDPSTLASVFSPSTTDQAKIQTNKHVAFMEPMISEEGTEWTRES encoded by the coding sequence ATGACCTCCGGACTGTATCCAGGCTCTCTCCTGGTGctgctctgtctcctccactTCTCTGAGCAGACCTGTCCATCCATGTGCCTTTGTACATCTGACACAGTGAGCTGTAGCTCCAGTGGTCTGGCCAAGCTACCGCTCTCTCTGCCCTCCTTCTCCGTCACCCTCGACGTCAGCCACAACCATCTGTCCTGGCTGGGTCCGGGTAGCTTCAACAAGATGCCAAGACTGGAAAACCTCAGGATGGCCCACAATCAGCTCCCTGCTCTGGGCCATGGGGTGTTTCACAACGCCTCCGGCCTCAGGCTCCTTGACCTATCCTCCAACAAGCTGCAGGTGGTGGAGCAGCACTACTTCCAGGGGCTGTGGAGGCTGGAGGAGCTCCTTCTCTTCAATAACAGGATAACTCAGGTGGAGGCCAGCACACTGATTGGTCTGAGCAGCTTAAAGAAGGCCTACTTCAGCCTCAACCAGATCACACACTTCCCATTCTTCTCCATCCAAGACCATAGTCATCCTTTCCTGACCATGCTCGACCTCTCGTCCAACAGAATGAGTCGTCTGCCCTGGGAGGACGTGAAAGCTTTGCCGGGGTTGGTGCAGCGGGGGCTGTATCTCCACAACAACTCTCTGATCTGTGACTGCTCCATGTACAGTGTGTTCTGGCATTGGGATCTGAGGGGTTATGACTCACTGAAGGACTTTACGGATGAGCACACCTGCTCTATCTATGGGGACCCACGAGCTTCCATCCGGTTCCTGCGACACAACCGCTTCTTCCGAAACTGCACTGTGGAGAAAGCCGTCTCGCAGCCTGTGACCGTGCTCCTCTCCAACGTGTTGGTCTCACAGGGAGACACAGTGCGCCTGGACTGCCAAACATCCCTGAATAGCACAGACCTCTCATTTACATGGCTATCCCCCAGCAAGGGGTACATCACCCAGGCTAGCATAAATGACACGCTAATTAGCCTCTTTCCTAATGGCACCTTGGAGATCCAAGCAGCCAAGGTCAATGACTCAGGTCTGTACGTGTGCACAGCTGTGGATATTACACAGGCACTGAATGCAACTCGTGAGGTGAATGTGACGGTGTTGCTGCCTGCAGGAGAGTCATTCAACACCGGCTACACAACGTTACTGGGCTGTGTGGTGACCATGGTCTTCATCCTCATGTATCTCTACCTGACTCCATGtcgctgcagctgctgcaaacAGCCCAAACCTGTCGTTATCCCCATTGCGACCTATGACCCCAGCACCCTAGCTTCTGTTTTCTCCCCCTCCACAACAGACCAGGCCAAAATCCAAACTAATAAGCATGTGGCATTCATGGAGCCGATGATAAGTGAAGAAGGAACAGAATGGACACGTGAGAGCTGA